AGTCCCTTAACCTACCTGCCTAATCGAGGCTCAACCGCTCGCCATCCTCATCAATCCATCCACCCCAAACGGAATTTACGGATCATCTGAGCTCTCGTCCTATCAAACCACCATGCTATCCCATCCATTCCGTCACAAATGATCAATCTTCTGCAAAAACTCCTTCAAAAGGTCATCAAATCTCTCCTACCCACACCGAAATTCCCCCTGAGAAAGCTCCTCCCGTTGAAATCCCGGCTGCCAACATTCATTTTCCCGCAGATTTCCACTCCACTCTGGTGGCCCCCTAAGATGGCGCGGtgttttagcttcacggcgacGAGGGATTACTGCTACCGATATGGCTTTGTCCGCGCGGGGATGACGCCCACCACGGTGGATTTCCACGATGGGACGACGATGCATTGCTGGGTTCCGAAGGCTCCGAAGAAGGCCCGCCCCAACCTCCTCTGCATCCATGGATTTGGCGCCAATGCGATGTGGCAGTGGGCCGGACATCTCCGCGCCCTCCTCGCACACTACAATGTTTACATCCCTGACCTCCTCTTTTTCGGCGAGTCGTACACCACACTTCCTGATCGCACTGAGTCGTTCCAGGCTCGTTGCGTCATCCGGCTCATGCAGGAGCTCGGCGTCACCAGGATGAGCGTCGCCGGGATCAGCTATGGCGGGTTTGTTGCGTACCAAATTGCCGCATTGTTTCCGGAGGCGGTTGATCAGGTTGTGCTCTGCTGCACCGGCGTCTGTTTGGAGCCTAAGGACCTGGAGCAGGGTCTGTTCAAGGTATCGGATTTGGACGCGGCTGTCGGGATTCTGATCCCGCAGACGCCGGCGAAGCTCAGGGAATTGATGCGCTTCTCTTTCTGCAAACCTCCAAGGCCGCCACCCTCTTGTTTCTTGGAGGATTTCATTCATGTGAGTGtgcattccttttttcttcttgatcttCCTTGTTTGCCACTAACTGAGAAAGCATGACAAAGTTCGTGTAGCTCTTTCATGGTATTGGGTAGCAAAAACCAACACAGCATTTCTATGTGTTTGTTGACGTATTTGGATTTGTGTTAAGGCGACCATTGGTTCATGCAACGAAATTAGATGGAGACATTGCTCAATTAGGAACTCCTGTGAGCaacatctttctttttccttttcatcattCTCCTTTGAATTTTCTTCGCAGagcctttgttttttttccccagtaactttctttttattcatgttaatattattattttatagcAAGCATCTATAGCTGGATTTCTCTATGAAATGCTTGGTGCTCAATCGCTACGAGTACGTTCAGGGTAGAGATTACatggaaaagaataaaagcCTGTGAAGAGAATGGGCGTTGGAAGCAAGAATAAGtcttaaatgaaaaagaaaaattctattAAGAGATTTCCCGCACTATTTCTCCGCGTTTGTTTCAGGAAAGCTGTGGAAGTTGGGATTgggaaaggagaaagagaagcagCTTGTATGTAAAAGTTTCTTCATGCACAGTTGGAGAGTTTTTTTTTCGTCGAAGACTTTCCTGAAGTTTTCCATATTAAAAATTACCGTGTCTGGAACCATTGTGTTAAAAGGAACGTCCTCACTTATACCTATGTCGGGACTCGCTTTAAGAAAACGAACCTCTTGATTGGAAATTCTGTCTCTTTAGGTGTCTCATTATTGACGTGGATAATGATTTTTTAGGAGCTCCACTGACTTCAGGAATATCTTGCTAAGGTTTAGTTAGGAAAGAACTAAGCATGTTCGCTAGTTTCTGCAATCTGCAGATCCTTTCTTGGCCGTTTCATGGCTGGCAATTTTGTTTGGAATATAATGCCATGGTGTCATCCTTTTCATTGTCTCTATTGTGGTTGGTGGTTTCTGGCCAGTGGCATTTGTTAGCAGGTTTTATGTTATAATTTCCCAAGTACTAGCAGCCACAGGGTTGCCAACAAATATGCCAATTTCACTCGGCCCAATATTGAGATCCATTGATCTCTTATCACATTTCTGGGTGCAAATTGACGTACTGACGCTTTGTTTGTCTCTTATGTGGGCAGAGATAACATACAGCAGCATTAATGAATTGCACAGCTGCTGGACAGCATAAATGAATTGCATAGTTTCTTCCTGGGTTGCAACCAACACATGGCTTCTTTAGTATGGTGCTGCAATAATGAGGCAGTAGGGATGGTTGTGCGTGCACATGATAGTAGTTGAGACTTAAAGAGGGCTAAGTTGACTTGAATTTTAAGCGATTGGGAATGAGAATCAGGTCAAGGGTTTCTCAGTTGAGGTTATTCGCCTTAAGAGCAGTTACAGTCGTGTTTTAGCTGCTGTTCGTTCAGAGTAACAGAAGCCGCAGACAATTTGGCCGAAGCGGCTGGTCTTGGCCTCTGGTTCATCATTCATCACGATCATCAACTCCGAGAACTTGTTTTTGCCCACGACAAAAATAAGTAACCTTCTGCTGGTGATTCGGTGTAATCCGTCGTTTTGTGGTGATGTCCTGAAACATAAGGATCCAGGGACAGTGGTTGATATCATTCATTGCTGTGATTGAATGGTATCTCGGGATACTGTACAGTCGCGATCCATGCATTTtgattgggaaaaaaaaaaaaaaagtctgtgTGCGTTACTTCTTCACTTGTAACCATAGAGTCTCCACAGTGAAATGACCAAATGGGGTAACTTTCAATGTTTAACTACAACCGGTATTTATGCCCACAGGCACTGGAATTTTGTGTGCAAACTTGTGGACAAACTATCAATGCTGAATAAGTTTTCTAAATGGTAAAGGGGAGAGATAGAGGCCTTCGATGCGGTGGACCTGATCTCAGTAGGAGCGCTCGTATTTCTAGTTCTGtgcttcatattcaaattgtCTAACTATACTTGTGCTGTTCTTAAGATTTAGTGGAGATTCGTTTTCCTATTGACTAACACATGCTGGCTGAAATATTATTGTAGGTCATGTGTACTGAATATgtaaaggagaagaaggaactgATCATGGAGTTGGTCAAGGACAGGAAATGCTCCGAGATGCCTCGAATTACCCAGGTATGGCTTAACATTATTTGGTCCACAAGCATTTCGGAGCCTTAGTGataaatggaagaagaaaatttagaaGGACCTTAATAAACTTTATCCAACTACACTGTTCAACCGAGGGTGTACCGAGTTTGCTGTGGCATCCCCATTCAGGCAACCTTCTGAGTCCAgcaaaattaattgaagaaatcCTCATTAATGTCTCAACAGGCTGCCTATTCTTAAGAAGAGGgttaagaaaaagggagaaataaCTCCACACTGCCTATTCTAATGAGTTCATTTTTGTGGCAGCCAACTCTAATTATATGGGGTGAGCAGGATCAGATCTTCCCACTGGAGCTGGGGCACAGACTTAAAGGGTTAGTTCGTTTACGtgctttccttctcttctttcctctccATGATTTCACCACCCTTTTGCTTCTTCCCGCAATTCATGTTGGTTAATGACTCTACTTGCAGACACATTGGAGACAATGCTGAATTGGTTGTTATAAAAAATGCTGGCCATGCTGTGAATCTAGAGAAGCCCAAGGAATTTTTCAGGCATTTGAAGAGATTCTTGATTGAACCTCTATATGACAGGAAGATTGACTCAGAGTCCTTGTTGGGCAAGCCTCGATAAGCAGAGTTATAAGAACATATATTATGTACACATACCATTTGGGCATTAATTTCTATCAAGTTCTCCTGAGAGCGCTTATTGGCCTTGATTCATATAGCTGTAAAGCTGCTCTGGTGGGGCCCCTTTCAGTCTTCAGAATTTGAAGTGGTCATCGATTGTAAGCATTCAAGTTATATAAAATCAGTTTGTCCACAAGTATCTTTCTGCTtcattcacattttttaaaacttttttttttgttaagttatgagaatatatatatatatatatatatatattcctcacTGTTATGCCGGTATTCAGGTTTCCTAAAAACTCATGGCGTGTTACTGGTGGCTTCAATTGAAAACTCTTAGCAATCAATGAAGCGCTTCCTTTCCTTGGAAACTTTTAATGTGTTGCTAAAGGTCtctaaaatattagaaaagaagtaataagaattttaaataagaaagaaCAATAAACCAGGTATCATCAGACGACAGGCACAGCTGGGTTTGGTCCGATAGCTAAGCGTCGAGTCCATCAAGCTTGGGTTTGTTTAGGGTCGGGCCCAGCCTGGGCAACTTGGAGCTCTTATTGGCGAAGCACCATCTGAAAAAAGCAGCACTGGGTGGTAGGTAATCCAGCTTCCATCTTAGCCTATTAGTCAAGAAAAGGAACACCTTCCAATTGCTTGTTGGAATGTTCAGTCAAAGACAATAAAAGCAGGAAAGAAGCGAGAGGCGGCGACCATTGCCTGAAGAAGCTCAGTCCCGCATACTCTCTTCAAGATGAGAGTGTACGAAATTGTTTGATGAAGGTAACAAGTTTTGCTCAAGCTCGAGTTAGCAAGATTGCGTACGTGACTTGATGATCATAATTCATAAGATTGAATAAACACAATTTCGCCTAAAACTCCGTTCATCTCTCTGCAATCAGATCCAAGttcagtttttaaaaaaatcaagtcCCGAGTCGAAAACTGGATTCGATTAGGTCAGATTTTGGGCAGTGCATAAAGTTTCCATTTAAGAACCCGAAGCCGGTGGGGCTGCGATGGCAGAAAAGAGACCCACGGATGAGATGGCCGTTCGATGATCAGGAAGCTTGTTCTTTACAGCTTCAC
Above is a window of Nymphaea colorata isolate Beijing-Zhang1983 chromosome 8, ASM883128v2, whole genome shotgun sequence DNA encoding:
- the LOC116259363 gene encoding uncharacterized protein LOC116259363 is translated as MINLLQKLLQKVIKSLLPTPKFPLRKLLPLKSRLPTFIFPQISTPLWWPPKMARCFSFTATRDYCYRYGFVRAGMTPTTVDFHDGTTMHCWVPKAPKKARPNLLCIHGFGANAMWQWAGHLRALLAHYNVYIPDLLFFGESYTTLPDRTESFQARCVIRLMQELGVTRMSVAGISYGGFVAYQIAALFPEAVDQVVLCCTGVCLEPKDLEQGLFKVSDLDAAVGILIPQTPAKLRELMRFSFCKPPRPPPSCFLEDFIHVMCTEYVKEKKELIMELVKDRKCSEMPRITQPTLIIWGEQDQIFPLELGHRLKGHIGDNAELVVIKNAGHAVNLEKPKEFFRHLKRFLIEPLYDRKIDSESLLGKPR